A genomic region of Cyanobacteria bacterium FACHB-DQ100 contains the following coding sequences:
- a CDS encoding tetratricopeptide repeat protein, with product MLQTTIEAMLRQKIGLDANSIGSNSIAYAINQRRLCCGLPTLKDYYDRLKHSSEELDALIETVVVPETWFFRDREPFVCLKHWIKTEWNPNSTLRVLSAPCSTGEEPYSIAITLLEAGLSSAQFRIDAIDISQVALEKAKRATYTKRAFRGETSINPAYFQTVDDRYQVRSHIRETVQFMRKNLLEPNSLLRHEYQVIFCRNLLIYLDQPARSQVINTLDQALSFSGLLFVGSAETLQISSRQYQPVAHPVAFAYQKIKPSPAAPQKASIKAPIAAPPKPKPTPAVSLSKLEQAKQLVDRGQLTEAAQLCKAHLALDRTNANAYLLLGKIYQELNQIQPAEQAFQKAIYLNPNFYDALIELAVLKEQQGDLATATRLKARVQRLLNL from the coding sequence ATGCTACAAACAACCATTGAAGCAATGTTAAGACAGAAGATCGGATTAGATGCAAACAGTATCGGCTCAAATTCGATCGCTTATGCGATCAATCAGCGCCGTTTGTGTTGCGGGCTTCCGACCTTGAAAGATTACTACGATCGCCTGAAGCATTCATCTGAAGAACTCGATGCACTGATTGAAACGGTTGTCGTCCCTGAGACTTGGTTCTTTCGCGATCGTGAACCTTTTGTGTGCTTAAAACATTGGATCAAAACTGAGTGGAATCCAAATTCTACCTTGCGCGTTTTGTCGGCACCTTGCTCAACGGGGGAAGAACCTTATTCGATCGCGATAACTCTGCTCGAAGCAGGACTAAGCAGCGCTCAGTTTCGGATTGACGCGATCGATATTAGTCAAGTTGCTCTGGAAAAAGCGAAAAGAGCTACTTATACTAAGCGAGCATTCCGGGGAGAAACATCAATTAATCCTGCATATTTTCAAACCGTTGACGACCGATATCAGGTGCGATCGCACATTCGCGAGACAGTTCAATTCATGCGGAAGAATCTTTTAGAACCGAACAGTTTACTGAGGCATGAATATCAAGTTATTTTCTGTCGAAACCTGCTGATTTATCTAGATCAACCTGCACGATCGCAGGTAATCAACACGCTAGATCAAGCTCTCAGTTTCTCTGGCTTACTATTTGTTGGCTCCGCAGAAACCTTACAGATTTCATCGCGACAGTATCAGCCTGTGGCTCATCCTGTCGCATTTGCTTATCAGAAAATTAAACCGTCCCCAGCCGCACCTCAAAAAGCGTCTATTAAAGCACCCATTGCTGCACCGCCAAAACCAAAGCCTACTCCCGCAGTCTCACTTTCCAAACTAGAGCAAGCTAAACAACTGGTCGATCGCGGACAACTGACCGAAGCCGCACAGCTTTGTAAAGCCCATCTTGCGCTCGATCGCACGAACGCGAACGCCTACTTATTGCTCGGTAAAATCTATCAAGAACTCAATCAAATTCAACCCGCAGAACAAGCCTTTCAAAAAGCAATCTATCTTAACCCTAACTTCTATGATGCTTTGATTGAATTAGCAGTCTTAAAAGAACAACAAGGAGATCTCGCAACAGCAACCCGCCTAAAAGCAAGAGTACAACGGCTTCTCAATTTATAG
- a CDS encoding chemotaxis protein CheW: MLLLLFHIAGDIYAIDSTHIVEVLPLVLLRKIHQAPKHITGVFQYRNCIVPVVDLCQLIQGEPCRSRYSTRIMMLHYTTKKGNRAYVGLLAERVTETLDQPDLMPSAQSDNGSYLGEVLMHEQDMIQRLRWEALVSDVQNVALIGGGTG; encoded by the coding sequence ATGTTATTGTTGCTTTTTCATATTGCTGGAGATATCTATGCGATCGACAGCACTCACATTGTAGAAGTGCTGCCGCTTGTGCTGCTGCGAAAAATTCACCAAGCTCCGAAGCACATCACAGGTGTGTTTCAATATCGCAATTGTATTGTGCCTGTCGTTGACTTATGCCAACTGATTCAGGGGGAGCCTTGCCGATCGCGCTACAGTACCCGAATTATGATGCTGCACTACACTACCAAAAAGGGCAATCGCGCTTATGTCGGATTGTTAGCCGAGCGAGTCACAGAAACGCTCGATCAGCCTGACCTAATGCCGTCGGCTCAAAGTGATAATGGCTCTTACCTGGGCGAAGTCTTGATGCACGAACAAGACATGATTCAGCGATTACGGTGGGAGGCGCTGGTCTCAGATGTTCAAAACGTTGCATTAATTGGGGGAGGAACTGGTTAG
- a CDS encoding SLC26A/SulP transporter family protein: MGTLTVITSVSFGAVIFSGGFSEALPWGIGVLLFSAAVINTIASLFSSYPGVVATLSDNSIPVLSLIARQIVELMPNATTEQKLLTLSATIVLNSIVGGAILMALGKFRLGGLIRFIPYPVVGGFIASTGLLLVQGALQSLSDVDYDHLTVSVFLQPNVLLQWLPAVFFALAMYVLPKSFQHFLLLPGIIVASIALFYAGLALTGTTIQEATTQQWLLGEMPSGALFQFTAIPAVTHADWTVITQQLPTLAALWLIEAIALLLNANGIELLVKRDFDLNQELKIAGAASIVSGLGGGAGGFSSLNETTLAIQLGGRSRLVGRMIAALCFAIAFGSAESLAYCPKFILVGLPLLYGIEPLYEWIYQAWFRFSRSDYGIILLIVAVTATAGYLQGIAVGLMAAIVLFVIQYSQLAITKRISSGTYHHSNVLRTPEEMDILEAKGQQILVLELQGLIFFGTANKLLNQIRAHLDQNSQVRFVILDFRLVSGLDASAVLSFAKLGQLATEKQVHLLFTQLSREAKQWLSQGDCLDETAPLCHRFDDLDRGLEWCEQQILQAYPLIQLEPSSEYPDRAFRRYLKSAFLDPEQVDRLMLMLKTCVLQPGEYLFYQGDPFDGLYFVGSGQVSVVIDLDQKQTKRIRTYTIGNTIGEMGLYRQTVRMASVVADKPSVLYFLSSEAFEQIESSNPLLAANIHRFVVNLLAERLEHREQELKNLLSN; the protein is encoded by the coding sequence ATGGGGACTCTCACGGTGATTACCAGCGTTTCGTTTGGAGCAGTCATCTTTTCAGGTGGATTCTCTGAGGCGCTTCCCTGGGGAATTGGCGTGCTGTTGTTTAGTGCAGCAGTGATCAATACGATCGCTTCTTTATTCAGTTCGTATCCAGGTGTAGTTGCAACGCTTTCGGATAATTCGATCCCAGTTCTGAGCCTGATTGCGCGTCAGATTGTCGAATTGATGCCGAATGCAACGACTGAACAAAAGTTACTCACGCTGTCTGCAACGATCGTGCTGAATTCGATTGTGGGCGGTGCAATTCTAATGGCGTTGGGTAAGTTTCGGCTTGGTGGACTGATTCGATTTATTCCTTATCCGGTCGTGGGTGGGTTTATTGCCAGTACAGGACTATTGTTAGTTCAGGGTGCGCTTCAGTCGCTCAGTGATGTTGATTATGATCATTTAACCGTGTCAGTCTTTTTGCAACCGAATGTGCTGCTTCAATGGCTACCTGCGGTGTTTTTTGCGCTGGCGATGTATGTTCTGCCAAAGTCGTTTCAGCATTTTCTGTTGCTTCCAGGAATTATTGTGGCATCGATCGCGCTCTTTTATGCTGGGCTTGCCCTTACCGGAACCACAATCCAAGAGGCAACAACACAACAATGGTTACTCGGAGAAATGCCATCAGGTGCATTATTCCAATTTACTGCGATCCCAGCCGTTACCCACGCTGATTGGACAGTTATCACTCAACAGCTTCCGACTCTAGCCGCATTGTGGCTAATTGAAGCGATCGCGTTATTGCTCAACGCGAATGGCATTGAACTATTGGTGAAACGCGATTTTGACCTGAATCAAGAATTGAAGATTGCAGGAGCAGCTTCGATCGTCTCTGGTTTAGGGGGTGGTGCGGGTGGGTTTTCGAGTTTGAATGAAACAACACTCGCGATTCAGTTGGGTGGACGATCGCGATTAGTCGGACGAATGATTGCGGCGCTGTGTTTTGCAATTGCGTTTGGTAGTGCTGAGAGTTTAGCCTACTGTCCGAAGTTCATTCTGGTTGGACTGCCGCTTCTATATGGAATTGAACCCTTGTATGAGTGGATTTATCAAGCTTGGTTTCGGTTTTCACGATCGGACTACGGGATTATTTTGCTGATTGTTGCGGTGACGGCAACGGCGGGATATTTGCAGGGAATTGCAGTCGGATTGATGGCTGCGATCGTGCTGTTTGTGATTCAGTATAGTCAACTTGCCATCACGAAACGCATTAGCTCAGGGACATATCATCACAGCAATGTTCTCCGAACACCCGAAGAAATGGATATCCTTGAAGCAAAAGGTCAGCAGATTTTGGTGCTAGAGCTACAAGGATTGATCTTTTTTGGCACAGCAAACAAGTTACTCAATCAAATTCGCGCTCATTTAGACCAGAATTCACAAGTCAGGTTTGTCATTCTAGATTTTCGATTAGTGAGCGGACTTGATGCTTCTGCGGTGTTAAGTTTTGCCAAATTAGGACAGCTTGCAACCGAGAAACAGGTGCATCTATTGTTTACGCAATTGTCTCGTGAAGCAAAGCAATGGTTAAGTCAGGGAGATTGTTTAGATGAAACTGCTCCGTTGTGTCATCGATTTGATGATCTCGATCGTGGCTTAGAATGGTGCGAACAACAAATCCTACAAGCTTACCCGTTAATCCAACTTGAACCCAGTTCAGAGTATCCCGATCGTGCCTTTCGTCGCTATTTGAAGTCTGCGTTTCTCGATCCGGAGCAGGTTGATCGATTGATGTTGATGCTGAAAACTTGTGTGCTTCAGCCTGGAGAGTATTTGTTTTATCAGGGTGATCCGTTTGATGGATTGTACTTTGTTGGTTCAGGGCAAGTGAGCGTGGTGATAGACCTGGATCAGAAGCAAACAAAGCGAATTCGGACTTATACGATCGGGAACACGATCGGTGAGATGGGCTTGTATCGCCAGACAGTACGCATGGCTTCCGTCGTGGCAGATAAGCCGAGTGTGCTGTATTTCCTCTCTTCTGAGGCATTCGAGCAGATTGAAAGTTCTAATCCGTTGTTAGCTGCGAATATTCATCGCTTTGTGGTGAATCTGCTAGCGGAACGGCTCGAACATCGCGAACAAGAACTCAAGAATTTGCTGAGTAACTGA
- a CDS encoding methyl-accepting chemotaxis protein → MLNKITNRILLGYSIPLIFLIILSAIVYRTSTRTFQLQAQAQRAEQNIRNTDALVDGINRMVAAARGYYIFPEQRANSTRVYNDGRSQAIEKAQQLQTADNPRVRGAANELSQLIEQSDETFQNVFRLVGQNNLPQARTQLLRTRITDLQARRNRIVSELENELAQIQASAGDSQGFLLRLIIVGTLLALILTLIVGLLNSLPLRQQLPKVVNAAEAIADGNLAYSLDDTKDRTEVGQLLNAFQNMIKSLNKLISQAQRSGIQISTSTTQIAAAGKQLEATVNEQFASMNEVNATARQIAMTAGGLVKSMDEVVKTAQETTNAASNSQTNLDKIQSAMQRLAYATNSISSKLKVMDEKANNINTVVTTITKVADQTNLLSLNAAIEAEKAGEYGAGFAVVAREIRRLADQSAVATLEIEQMVKEMQSSVSSGVIEVDKFRNEVKQYVEEVGNVSEQIASFITEVQGLTPQFVTVNRSMDEQYRGAEQISTAIAQLRDASQQTVQSIQETNHALRQLDDATRGLQREISQFKV, encoded by the coding sequence ATGCTGAACAAAATCACCAATCGAATTCTACTGGGATACTCAATCCCGCTAATTTTTCTGATCATCTTAAGCGCGATCGTCTATCGTACCTCTACTCGCACCTTTCAACTCCAAGCCCAAGCCCAAAGAGCCGAGCAAAATATTAGAAATACCGATGCCCTAGTGGATGGCATCAATCGAATGGTCGCGGCCGCTCGGGGATACTATATCTTTCCAGAACAACGAGCAAACTCTACGAGAGTTTACAACGACGGGCGCAGCCAAGCGATCGAAAAAGCTCAACAGCTACAAACTGCCGACAATCCCAGAGTGAGAGGGGCAGCGAATGAATTGTCGCAACTGATCGAGCAGTCCGATGAAACCTTCCAAAATGTTTTTCGCTTAGTGGGTCAGAACAATCTGCCTCAAGCAAGAACACAGCTTTTACGCACTAGAATTACAGACTTACAAGCACGGCGCAATCGAATTGTGAGTGAGCTTGAAAACGAACTTGCTCAGATTCAAGCTTCTGCTGGCGACTCTCAAGGTTTTTTGCTGAGATTAATTATTGTTGGAACGCTGCTCGCACTCATTTTAACCCTGATTGTTGGCTTGTTGAATAGTCTGCCTTTAAGACAGCAGCTTCCCAAAGTCGTGAATGCCGCAGAAGCGATCGCAGACGGAAACCTTGCTTACTCCCTAGATGACACCAAAGACCGAACCGAAGTCGGACAACTGCTGAATGCGTTTCAAAACATGATCAAAAGCTTGAATAAATTAATCTCGCAAGCTCAGCGATCAGGCATTCAAATCAGCACCTCAACCACGCAGATTGCAGCCGCCGGAAAACAACTCGAAGCTACGGTCAACGAGCAGTTTGCGTCAATGAACGAAGTGAATGCAACAGCGCGACAGATTGCGATGACGGCTGGAGGCTTAGTAAAGTCGATGGATGAGGTTGTAAAAACTGCACAAGAAACGACCAATGCTGCATCCAATAGTCAAACGAATCTGGACAAGATTCAATCCGCAATGCAGCGATTAGCTTACGCCACGAATTCGATCTCCTCAAAGCTGAAAGTGATGGACGAAAAGGCAAACAATATCAATACAGTCGTCACCACAATCACAAAGGTTGCGGATCAAACTAACTTGCTATCGCTTAATGCTGCGATCGAAGCTGAGAAAGCTGGAGAATACGGAGCCGGATTTGCAGTCGTGGCGCGTGAAATTCGTCGTCTCGCTGACCAATCCGCAGTGGCAACGCTGGAAATTGAACAGATGGTGAAAGAAATGCAGTCCTCTGTGTCCAGTGGTGTGATTGAGGTTGATAAATTCCGCAATGAAGTGAAGCAATACGTCGAAGAAGTTGGCAATGTGAGTGAGCAAATTGCAAGCTTTATCACAGAAGTTCAGGGACTCACGCCGCAATTTGTCACCGTCAACCGAAGTATGGATGAACAATATCGAGGAGCCGAGCAGATTAGCACTGCGATCGCTCAGTTACGCGATGCTTCACAACAAACCGTCCAGTCGATTCAAGAAACCAACCACGCTCTGAGGCAGCTTGATGATGCAACGAGAGGCTTACAGCGTGAGATTTCGCAGTTCAAGGTGTAA
- a CDS encoding mechanosensitive ion channel: MEFQELFNGIVVQGLFEELSNFFSTHLFTFGGKQFSIGSMVELLFQLIIVLVISNLTKQLLKQRVFPGVGLNIGTSESLSTIGSYVVTLIGFFVVIESTGINFSSLTVFAGAIGLGFGIGLQNITSNFISGITLLFEQPVKVGDYIEVEQLAGIVEDISIRSTTIRTINNVFVIVPNSRFLENGVVNWSYRDPKCRIVIPILVVDESDSLTVMEALLAAARQESRVLAAPSPEVYFKGLDAEKSMLKFELLVWIERPIEQDSIKSALQFLIEAEFRDRDLDTKAAPTDIVFNDLPTIAQLLQGIQNGSPPKAIAPDKPISGWLLRDLLKKVSYFQHCSDVELRQVIEKGYRKKLAAGEVIVRENDPGDAFYLILSGAVEVVVESIDQQVAVRRSGEFIGEMSLLLGTPRSATLRTIEDTILFIVDHANLQSLLSSHHELADQIAEALSQRQEALKSLGVTVTEATKEETPFQLIRKQIESIFDL; encoded by the coding sequence ATGGAATTTCAGGAACTCTTCAACGGAATCGTTGTTCAGGGATTATTTGAAGAGTTGTCTAACTTCTTTTCAACTCACTTATTCACCTTTGGTGGGAAGCAATTTTCGATCGGCTCTATGGTCGAATTGTTGTTCCAACTCATCATTGTTCTGGTTATTTCTAATTTAACCAAGCAGCTTTTGAAACAGCGAGTGTTTCCGGGAGTTGGCTTGAATATCGGTACAAGCGAATCCCTGTCCACGATCGGTAGTTACGTAGTGACGCTGATTGGTTTTTTCGTGGTGATTGAATCAACGGGCATTAACTTCAGTTCACTGACGGTGTTTGCAGGCGCGATCGGGCTTGGATTTGGGATTGGCTTACAGAACATTACCAGTAATTTCATTAGCGGCATCACATTGTTATTTGAGCAGCCTGTTAAGGTTGGAGATTATATTGAGGTGGAGCAATTAGCGGGAATTGTTGAAGACATCTCGATTCGCAGTACAACTATCCGGACAATTAACAATGTGTTTGTGATTGTGCCGAATAGCCGATTTCTAGAGAATGGTGTCGTCAACTGGAGCTATCGCGATCCAAAGTGTCGCATTGTGATTCCGATTTTAGTCGTTGACGAAAGTGATTCGCTTACGGTGATGGAAGCCCTGTTAGCAGCGGCGCGTCAAGAATCACGAGTATTAGCGGCTCCTTCACCGGAAGTCTACTTTAAGGGATTGGATGCTGAAAAATCGATGTTGAAGTTTGAATTGCTGGTGTGGATCGAGCGTCCGATCGAGCAAGATTCAATCAAAAGCGCTCTACAATTCCTGATCGAAGCAGAATTTCGCGATCGCGACCTGGATACGAAAGCAGCTCCGACTGATATTGTGTTTAACGATTTACCCACGATCGCTCAACTGCTACAAGGTATCCAAAATGGTTCACCGCCTAAAGCGATCGCACCTGATAAACCGATTAGCGGCTGGCTTTTGCGCGATTTGCTGAAGAAAGTGAGCTACTTTCAACATTGTTCTGATGTCGAATTGCGCCAAGTGATCGAAAAAGGCTATCGAAAAAAGCTAGCAGCAGGTGAAGTGATTGTGCGGGAAAATGATCCGGGCGATGCGTTTTATTTGATTCTTTCGGGTGCGGTCGAAGTGGTGGTGGAATCGATCGATCAACAAGTGGCAGTCCGACGATCAGGCGAATTTATCGGAGAGATGTCGCTGTTGTTAGGGACACCCCGAAGCGCGACGTTACGCACGATCGAAGATACCATTCTGTTCATCGTGGATCACGCTAATCTACAGAGCTTACTCAGTAGCCATCATGAATTAGCCGATCAGATCGCGGAGGCACTGTCTCAGCGTCAAGAAGCGCTTAAAAGTTTGGGAGTGACCGTGACTGAAGCGACGAAAGAAGAAACGCCATTTCAGTTAATCCGCAAGCAGATCGAGTCAATCTTCGATCTTTAA
- a CDS encoding response regulator, protein MSYSMRDLFRQETQTQVDRLKQSLTALQQQPDLIHEIEKALQSIRTIVGVAHLIEFDAATHLAEVIQSCLTAAHAGQLSLTPDKIESLLHGCTLLLQMGQLDPANSKQWLFNHAEDLAKTQTLIDDGYHVDRSPQFEITSFQPEQPKSIASPAPQEQIEVIKETAPPAPAQNLMQSDPELMALFRQEVEAQTAILNRGLVAIEATPNSLQELEALMRAAHSIKGAARIVGLDVAVELAHQMEDCFVAAQKQTLSLNAAQIDALFRGVDLIQSISQTQDVQQWFSHHRSELETIHRSLSLDQSEPILAPLPTPTPHSPLPTPQHDPPEPENTAQLDRVLRVSADNLNRIVGLAGESMVEAYWLQPFAESLMQIRSRQLALSKMLEELQQSHEIEAFDQLRQQERECRNLLSDRIAELGEYIRRTDNLSDQLYREVIQSQMRPFSDGVQSFPRMVRDLARQLGKQVKLSILGENTAVDRDILTKLEAPLTHLLRNALDHGIEPPEDRISAGKSPEGTIQLEAFHRGGMLVITVSDDGRGIDPNQVRQQVIRRRLAPPEVARRMTHTELMEFLFLPGFSLSKKVTELSGRGVGLDIAKAMAQEVGGTVRAIASPGTGTSFHFQLPLTLSVVRTLLVEVSSEQYAFPLSRIDRVLRLDRAEISLVENQPYFTFNEQNIGLISLAQVFDLPHAPALPDSLCVVILSYQSAQYGLIVDRTLGERELVVRPLDPRLGKVQDISAAALMTDGSLILIVDVSDLVRSINTLLDAGRLTAPRHTETTEPKKRILVVDDSITVREVERKLLEKQGYQVDVAIDGMEGWNAVRNQTYDLVITDIDMPRMNGIELIQQVKASPHLRSTPVIVVSYRDRESDRLQGLEAGADYYLTKNSFQDDSLIQAVVDLIGQ, encoded by the coding sequence ATGAGCTATTCAATGCGCGATCTGTTTCGGCAAGAAACCCAAACTCAAGTCGATCGCTTAAAACAATCCCTGACTGCTCTCCAACAACAACCCGATCTAATTCATGAAATTGAGAAGGCGTTGCAATCGATTCGGACGATCGTGGGCGTTGCTCATTTGATTGAGTTCGATGCTGCAACTCACTTAGCAGAGGTCATTCAGTCTTGTCTCACTGCGGCTCATGCTGGTCAGCTTTCTCTCACCCCTGACAAGATTGAGTCATTGCTGCATGGCTGTACTTTATTGCTCCAGATGGGTCAGCTCGATCCGGCAAACTCAAAACAATGGTTGTTCAATCACGCTGAGGATTTAGCGAAAACGCAAACTTTGATCGATGATGGCTACCATGTCGATCGCTCCCCTCAATTTGAAATCACTTCATTTCAGCCGGAACAACCCAAGTCGATCGCTTCTCCTGCACCACAAGAACAAATCGAAGTTATTAAAGAAACAGCCCCACCTGCACCTGCTCAGAACTTAATGCAGAGTGATCCAGAATTGATGGCATTGTTTCGGCAAGAAGTCGAGGCTCAAACTGCAATTCTTAATCGTGGGTTAGTTGCGATCGAAGCGACTCCAAATTCACTCCAAGAACTCGAAGCCTTGATGAGAGCTGCCCACTCGATCAAAGGAGCCGCCCGCATTGTGGGTCTAGATGTTGCAGTCGAGTTAGCTCATCAGATGGAAGATTGTTTCGTCGCTGCTCAAAAACAAACCCTCAGCTTAAATGCTGCCCAGATCGATGCTTTGTTTCGAGGTGTGGATTTAATTCAATCCATTAGCCAAACGCAAGATGTCCAGCAATGGTTCTCTCATCACCGCTCTGAACTAGAAACAATCCACCGATCGCTGTCGCTAGATCAATCCGAACCTATCCTAGCCCCACTCCCCACTCCCACTCCCCACTCCCCACTCCCCACTCCCCAACACGATCCCCCTGAACCTGAAAACACTGCCCAGCTCGATCGCGTCCTCCGGGTCAGCGCCGATAATCTCAATCGAATTGTTGGACTTGCCGGAGAATCAATGGTCGAAGCTTACTGGCTTCAACCCTTTGCCGAGTCATTGATGCAGATTCGCTCAAGACAGTTAGCCCTGTCTAAAATGCTAGAAGAACTTCAACAGTCTCACGAAATTGAAGCATTCGACCAATTACGCCAACAAGAGCGAGAATGTCGGAATTTATTGAGCGATCGCATCGCTGAACTCGGTGAATACATTCGTCGCACAGATAACCTCAGCGATCAGCTTTACCGGGAAGTCATTCAGTCGCAGATGCGCCCGTTTTCCGATGGAGTGCAAAGCTTTCCTCGCATGGTGCGAGACCTAGCGCGACAGCTTGGAAAACAAGTCAAACTCTCAATTCTCGGCGAAAACACAGCCGTTGATCGCGATATTCTCACCAAACTCGAAGCACCCTTGACTCATCTTTTAAGAAATGCTCTAGATCATGGCATAGAGCCTCCCGAAGATCGCATCAGTGCCGGAAAATCTCCCGAAGGCACCATTCAGCTTGAAGCCTTCCATCGGGGTGGAATGCTCGTCATTACAGTCTCCGATGATGGTCGGGGGATTGATCCAAATCAGGTACGGCAACAGGTAATTCGCCGTCGGCTTGCACCTCCAGAAGTTGCCCGTCGCATGACCCATACAGAACTGATGGAATTTCTTTTTCTCCCTGGGTTTTCGCTGTCTAAAAAAGTCACAGAACTTTCTGGACGCGGTGTTGGACTAGATATTGCAAAAGCGATGGCGCAGGAAGTCGGCGGTACTGTCCGCGCCATCGCTTCACCGGGAACCGGAACGAGCTTTCACTTTCAGTTACCGCTGACGCTTTCTGTAGTCCGAACCTTACTGGTCGAGGTTTCTAGCGAGCAATATGCGTTTCCTCTCTCTCGCATCGATCGTGTCCTCCGGCTCGATCGTGCGGAAATCTCCCTGGTCGAAAACCAGCCGTACTTTACGTTCAACGAGCAAAACATCGGTTTAATCTCTCTGGCTCAAGTGTTTGATTTACCCCACGCGCCTGCACTGCCTGATTCTCTTTGCGTGGTGATTTTGAGCTACCAATCTGCACAGTATGGATTAATCGTCGATCGCACGTTAGGAGAGCGAGAGTTAGTCGTGCGTCCGCTCGATCCGCGTCTAGGAAAAGTTCAAGATATCAGCGCCGCAGCGTTAATGACGGATGGCTCATTAATTCTGATTGTGGATGTTTCGGACTTGGTGCGATCGATCAACACATTGCTCGATGCGGGGCGACTCACGGCTCCGCGCCACACTGAAACCACAGAGCCGAAAAAGCGGATTCTGGTCGTGGATGACTCGATTACGGTGCGTGAAGTCGAACGCAAGCTGCTGGAGAAACAAGGCTATCAAGTCGATGTCGCGATCGATGGAATGGAAGGTTGGAACGCAGTTCGCAATCAGACTTATGATTTAGTGATTACAGATATTGATATGCCTAGAATGAACGGAATCGAGCTAATTCAGCAAGTTAAAGCTAGCCCGCATCTACGATCGACTCCGGTGATTGTAGTGTCTTATCGCGATCGAGAATCTGATCGACTGCAAGGACTCGAAGCGGGAGCGGATTATTATTTAACTAAAAATAGCTTTCAGGATGACTCTTTGATTCAGGCAGTCGTTGACTTGATCGGGCAGTAA
- a CDS encoding purine-binding chemotaxis protein CheW, whose protein sequence is MITIEDINDCWNRIGVEGNQTCERLAQVTHCHNCSVYSESGRLLLERDVPIDYVQEWTTSIAERGSALSDRSTEEMLSLILFRLGQEQFAISIRSLQEVIRPTRIHKLPRRSDRLFLGLTNVRGEVLLCASLREFLNLEAAASSDDNRMLIVGTSQRKWVFPVDQVHGIHRYPLRQIQAPPVVITKTNAAYTQGIVICNDQKVNYLNAELLIDTLDRRLL, encoded by the coding sequence ATGATCACGATCGAGGATATCAATGATTGCTGGAATCGAATTGGCGTAGAAGGCAATCAGACTTGCGAGCGACTGGCGCAGGTGACGCATTGCCACAATTGCTCTGTGTATTCGGAGTCCGGACGGCTTCTGCTCGAACGTGACGTGCCGATCGATTATGTTCAGGAATGGACAACGAGCATTGCTGAACGCGGATCAGCTTTAAGCGATCGATCAACGGAAGAAATGCTGTCGTTGATTCTGTTTCGACTGGGACAGGAGCAGTTTGCAATTTCGATCCGATCGCTGCAAGAAGTGATTCGTCCGACTCGAATTCATAAGCTGCCTCGGCGGAGCGATCGGTTATTTCTGGGATTAACCAATGTTCGGGGTGAAGTTCTGCTCTGTGCATCCTTGCGAGAGTTTCTCAATCTAGAAGCTGCTGCGTCTTCGGATGACAATCGAATGCTGATTGTCGGCACGTCTCAGCGGAAATGGGTGTTTCCGGTTGATCAAGTGCATGGCATTCATCGTTATCCGCTGCGCCAGATTCAAGCTCCACCCGTTGTGATCACAAAGACAAATGCAGCCTATACCCAGGGCATTGTGATCTGTAACGATCAAAAGGTGAACTATCTGAATGCAGAATTGCTGATTGATACGCTCGATCGGAGATTGCTATGA